The Longimicrobiaceae bacterium genome includes the window CAGCGGCACGTACACGGAGCACAGCGGCGTGGTGGGGAACGAGATGTACGATCCCGCGTGGGACCGCCGCTTCCTCTCCTCGCGCCCGGAGACGAGCACCGACTGGCACTGGTACGGCGCCGAGCCCATCTGGGTCACGGCCGAGAAGCAGGGGATGCGCACCGCCGCGTTCTACTGGCCCGGCTCGGAAGCCGCGGTGGGCCGTGTTCGGCCCACGTACTACAAGACGTACGACGCCGCGGTCCCCGACACCGCGCGGATGCGTGCCGTGCTCGGCTGGCTGTCGATGGAGCCCGCGCGGCGCCCGCACCTGGTGCTCGCCTACCTGTCCGACATCGACGACCAGGCACACAAGCACGGCCCCGACGCACTCGAGGTGGCCGAGGCCGCGCGGACGGTGGACGGCGCGCTGGAGATGCTGTTGGACGGAATCGCCCGGCTGCCCATCCGCGACAGCGTGAACGTGCTCGTCGTCTCGGACCACGGGCTACAGCAGGTGGATACGGCGCGGATCGAGTACCTGGCCGATTCCGCCGAGCCGGGCGACAGCACGCGCGTGGTGGTCGCCGGGCCGTACGCCCAGCTCTTCTTCCGCGGGGACGCCGCGCGCGAGGAGCGCGTGTACCGTGCGCTCGCCGCGGGCATGCGGCACGCCCGTGTGTACCGCCGCGCCGACATCCCCGCGCGCCTGCACGTGCGCGAGAGCCGCCGCGCCGGCGACGTGCTGGTGATCATGGACCAGGGCTGGATGGTGGATACGCGGCGCCCCACGAAGGCCCGTGCCGCCTGGCAGCTCAACCAAGGCAACCACGGCTACGACCCGCAGGTGCGGACGATGCACGGGATCTTCCTCGCCACGGGCCCCGCCTTTCGCCCCGGTGCCACCGTGGGCCGCGTGGAGAACGTCAACGTCTACCCCCTCATCGCCCACATCCTCGGCCTCCGCCCCGCCCCGCACGTCGACGGCCGCCTCTCCGCCCTCCGCCCGCTCCTGCGACGTTAGGATCCGGCGGGGGGAGGTAGTCGGACAGTGGCATCAAACCTGCTTTGCATCGCAAAGCGCTTGACGAAGGGCTTTCGACTCACCATCTTCCCAGACATGGCAAAAGTCCACCCGATCCGCCCGCCGGTAGAGGAACCACCGCTCGAGCTGCACGCTCGCGCGATGGACAA containing:
- a CDS encoding ectonucleotide pyrophosphatase/phosphodiesterase; the protein is MSREMRGGSAARRLLAVLGIASVAAGCHPSPGPSASWPMRSDTAPARENSPAQTSKPYVVMVSLDGYRWDYPERYHTPAVERILATGARAEALVPVFPTKTFPNHYSIASGTYTEHSGVVGNEMYDPAWDRRFLSSRPETSTDWHWYGAEPIWVTAEKQGMRTAAFYWPGSEAAVGRVRPTYYKTYDAAVPDTARMRAVLGWLSMEPARRPHLVLAYLSDIDDQAHKHGPDALEVAEAARTVDGALEMLLDGIARLPIRDSVNVLVVSDHGLQQVDTARIEYLADSAEPGDSTRVVVAGPYAQLFFRGDAAREERVYRALAAGMRHARVYRRADIPARLHVRESRRAGDVLVIMDQGWMVDTRRPTKARAAWQLNQGNHGYDPQVRTMHGIFLATGPAFRPGATVGRVENVNVYPLIAHILGLRPAPHVDGRLSALRPLLRR